The Dermacentor andersoni chromosome 1, qqDerAnde1_hic_scaffold, whole genome shotgun sequence genomic interval TTCAAAACTTGCCAAATAAAGCTTGCTATTTAGCAGACAATTAGACTGAAGGTTAAACATGTTTTTTTGGAACGGTTGCATCCTTGAATCACACTGAATGAAGCTTGCTATTTCGATCTGGCTCTTATATCTAATGTTTCACAATAACAGCATCTTTTCAAGCACTCGCAACCTTTTCTTTACAGTCCACACAGCCGTGTGTATTAAAGTAACCACAAGAGGTATCAAAGGCCATGATAGTGGCACTTAATGTAAGCACCACTGATGAACAATGCCACATTGGTGGTGTGCCACTACAGTTTTCATTTAGGCATAGCAATTGAGAATGAAATTGTAACAAATGGAAAGGTAATACACACGACCATATGGCAACAAAATGGGACCCCTGCTTCAGAGTACAAGAGCCAGGAAAATGTAATGAACAGGAATATATCAACAACATTCTACTGTGTTAATTTTATCTGCAAACATAACATGCTTAGGCTCACAAAGCAGCAGCTGTTACTGCAGGCAGTGTTCAAATGTTAAACCTTGTAGTAAAGTAGACCAATTGAGGGAGGTTTCTGTGTTGATATACTGCAATGATTACCTGGAGAAGTAAATTACATTATAGTCGTTAGAGTTTTTCTAACCCTTGGAAAATGTCTAAATTAGACTTTTTCAATGCTGCACCTAACTGTATCCACCAAGTGTGCTGTGGTTGTACAAAAAACTAGCTTCTGTAAGTCAAGACAATGTAATCATTCTATTCCAATGCTATTCTTTTTTGTAAGCTTTGTCAGTGCAACAAGTGCCACTCCACCCACATTATCAGGACCAACCGGCCGTGAACGGTGAATAAAGAAATAGAATTTAACGAAAGAGATCCTTGCATTATACCGGCATACATTTCAATTGAAGTTTAGGCACAGTTGAATAATGTTGAACTTGAATGCCTGTACGTTAGTGTCATCACCAAAAGATAGCAAAGAGAACAGGAGATTATTGACAATGCACATTTCATACTTTcccttaacattttttttttatttatcaatactgcagATTACCGTGTGGTCCATGCAGGAGTGGAATACAAGTAATAAACAGAATCATAACAAGCAAGTAACAATCAGACAGGAAGAAAAACAACAAAGATAGATAATGCAAGACATGGGACACTAATTACAATCATAATACAGGCATTCTAAGTCACGCACAAAATCATTTGAATAAAAGAAAGTGGGGACTAGAGAATTCCAGTCTGACAGTTTTAGGGAAAAAAGCTGTATTTATATGAATTCATCCTTGCGAATATTGGGGCAACTGTCCTGCTATGGGTGTGTCCAGTTTTCCTAGTTGAGTGGGGACACACGCAATTTGGTATACATGTATTTACTTTTGTTCCCTGCAAGACAGTTATGAAGAAAAACCAGCCTATTGACTTTTCCGCGGGATTGTAAAGATGGGATGTTATGCTGCTGTAGAAGTAAGGAGGGTGAGTCGGTCATTTTGTACTTAATGAATATGAAGCGCACTGCTTTTCTCTGCACACGCTCTTGAATATCATATTTGTTAGGGGGGTCCCATACAATGGAGGCATCTTTGAGTGTAGCCCTAACGTATGTATTATATGCTGTAAGTTTAACGTTAGGAGATGCACTTTTAAGTTTCCTTTTGAGAAACCACAATTTTCATAGCGCAGAAGTACAAATAGCTGATATGTAATGACCAGATAAATTTGTTATTTAAAATGATACCAAAGTACTTGCATTTATCTACTTCCTGTATATTAAGCTGGTTAATTGAGTATGTAAATGTGCTAGGTATTTTCTTACTCGTAACATGCAAAAGTATACTTTTTTCTGTATTTAATTCCATGTCCCATCGAATGCACCAGTCTCCAATGGCCTGTAGGTTTTCTTGTAATATTGCATGATCATTTGGACTAACGATTTCCTTAAAAACAatgcagtcatccgcgaacagtcAACACCACCAACATGGCATTGTTCATCAGTGGTGCTTACATTAAGTGCCACTATCATGACCTGTGACACCTCTTGTGGTTACTTTAACATACACGGCTGTGTGGAGTGCAAAGAAAGGGTTGTGAGTGCTTGAAAATATGCTGTTATTGTGAAACTTTGTTTAGTGCACAACACAAAGTACCAAAAGAAAGCAAATCAAGGCACTGTCATAGATAAACAGAGCATGAATGCAACAATTGCAGACACAAGAAAGAATATTTACAAGTGACAAAAGTTTAAATGACAGACACAGTTCTCTTTCCGTCCCAATGTGATGGTCAAATTGAGCCATAGCCCCCCCCATTATTGTACTCtctatcaataaaaaaaatttaatgcatGCAGATCTACATCACCGATatgttcacatttcatttgtgCACGTGAGTACTCAGTCATCAGATGCCAAAGACTGTGGGCTAATATAGCCACGGTTGTGTTTTCAGTATTTCTGTAAAAGTGGTGCAACGTTAGCCATCTCTATTCAAAGACgaaacttcattttttttccctgagTGTTCTATTGAAATGAAAACTTACCAGATTTCCATAGACTATTTTGTCAATAAAAAGCATGGCAAGGGCAGTGCACTAATCACAATATAAGAATTGCTACAGGCCCTCACAAGAGACACAAGTAGAAAACCATCTCTCGCAACTTGAAGCATCATGAGCATAAAGCGAGCGCAAGCTCTGCTGGAAACCCAAGAGTAActgcccaatgagaccatcgccatttttatggaagagatgacccgtcctAAGTTTCTTTAACTTTTGTCCAGACTGCATATACTTCATTATTGTAACATGTACAAGTACACATACAAGTACAAGACTGAAGCACAAACTTGTGTGTCAGCCTCCCAATACTATGCTAAATCTGGTGGTTCTATGACAAGAAACTCACAATTTTCACAACTACACgaacacttccttttttttttgtcctcaatTACTGATTTGTTCAGTAGATGAGAATTTTCAGAATTTCATAAAAAATGATGACAAATATATCTGCCTCAGTTTCTTTAGAAAGCTGTCAACTCAGGCATCATTGTATGTAGCCTACATTCATATAACACAaaacaaataattattttttaattttaccGGTCCCAAAGAAGTACCAAGTGCACCTCTGATTGCACAAAAATTCTGGAGGTACACAGCAACACAGGAGGCACACAGCAACAGGAGGTGGTTATCAGGTGATATCACAAATCACTGATGCATGCAATAGTCAGCATCCCATAGCAGTGGACACAGGACACACAATGATCGTGCTGCTGCCAGCTGAGTGCATTGAGTTCTCTTCCGTGCAGTCGCACTCCCTTTCCCAATGTGCCTCGCTAGATATTTTTACATTTAATTCTCTACAGAAGCTGTTAAAGTAAGCAAGGCATGAATGCACTCACAGAACTTCACTATAGAACAGCCTAAGTCAGAGATAATGAGTGCAGGCATCCAGTGAACCATGAACAAATGGCCAGACGCAATATCATGGTAGCCTAGATGTCTGCACAGTGCACATTCCTTTGTTAATATTGATGCAAGCCAGTGCCACAATGCAGTGCTCTCTCAAGTTGCTAACTTTTGAAAGCACTTGTAGGTATGATCATAAGAAAAAAACTTGCTATTCCAGCTTAAGAAATCTTGGACCTGTGAGCATGAATACACTGGCTAAACTGGCTGCATACAGCACACAGTACACGGCAAGCATCCAATGAACCATTGCTGGATGGTCAGACACATGATAGCACTGATGCCTGAGTAATGCCCACTTCTTTGTTAACGCTGACGCAACTATACCGTGGCATAGAAATGCTTTCAAGCTGCTTCTGCTTGTAGATATCAACATATCTTAAAACTGTGAggtatacctttttttttttttttgcagcataaCTAAAGAATTACCAACACGGCGAGTTTTCCCCTTAAGCACAAGACATTTATGTAGATGTCACAGTGACGAAAACAAATTTGCGCACTACAATTAACAGAAACGATAGCTAATTTGTCAGCTTATTGGCTTACACGATATAGCAAGTTCCTACCGTGAGCATAATCGAATCATCAAATCTCTACAGATTAAAAAGTTATGTAGTCAAAAAATTATTCATTCATCCCCCCTCCCTCTGTTTTTTGTCGGCAGGTTGGCAAGCACCATCATTGTTCACGCACATTACAAGGTCATGACACACCCCGTGGCGATCGTACACGAGGATACGCATTAACGAAGTTTTATACACCATACATTTAGAAGACAAAGCTGTAACGATCTCTAACCTCATTAAGGCATGTTCGTCGGCCTGCAATAGAAGCATACGGGTCCAGCATTACAGTCATGAAAAATGCGTCGATTGGTCATTTGGACCGTTAAACATTCATAAGCTCCATACGTAAGCATGAAACGCAACTGCAACATACGATTGCTTGAGGAAAATATGTAAGAATACGAATGGCAAGAAAATATTCACTGCATAGTACAGGTGCCAAAAAGCACAACCTTACCACATCGACAATTTAAATCATCAGCAGTTAGACTGCGCTTTGAGGGAGCTGGTTCCGCCGTTTTGTGACGCAGGTTTCTGCCCCTGGCCCTTGTGCGTTCTGCGAGCTTCTGCAAGAAAAAACATGAATGTAGTTCAGACACGGCATGAAACTTGCACGTCTTACGACAGATGTAGTGTAGAATATGTTGTGTGATCACAAAGTGCCGTTGTGTTGGCCACTTACTCTGGCATATTCGTCAATATCGTCCATTTTGGCAACGCCCGAGCTAGACAGTTACACTAGCACGCCTGGAAAGCCTAGCAAGCTAAGCTCTGAAATATTTTCTACGAGGAATACGTATAACACAGGAACGGGTACGTCAACAAATTTCAAGCGAAAGTCACAACACAGCTCTCACAACCAACGGCCCGCAACCGCCGCCAAAGTTCAAATGAAATCTCGTGTTTACCATACccattgttgctgctgcttgaaCAGTTTCTAACGGCAGTTTTTTAATGGTTTAGTAGTGTTAATATATGACTTACAAGCTGTTACTTTAAAAAAGCGCTAAAATTTTGATGTTTGAAGCATGTCATTGTTTTTCTGTAGGGCATAGCGAACAATACGCGGCCAAGATAAAGGAAATCTTCTTCCATAAACGAAATCGAAAGAAGATGCAGCCGAAGCTCAACCGAAGCTTGGCCGAAGTAAGCCGATTTTACTTTAATGGCGCCACTCATATGTAATTTTCCTGATGGTTGCTTGTACAAAATGAACTGTCCTTTGCGTTGGTTCTCTTTAATTTTTATCCAAAAGTATTAATGTTGTGCTGGCACTCTCCAGTGTGAAATATAGTCAGTTAATCCTGCGTCTGTGCCCAGATATTGTTAATTTGGGATAACTGTTTCGACTAAACTAAGCGATGATATTAAGGCCGATATTGTTTACTTGTTCAGCGCGAGAACATTTTTTGGTCAGGTTATGCAGTACGGCACTTCCAATGCGAGACACCAAACCGAAATCTCGACATGTTCGAGTAAGTAAACGATGTGATTCACGTGGGACCGCTGCTTTGCGACGATTTCGCTTGAAATATGCACGAGCCGAGAGTAAGCTCTTAGCGTGTTCTCAGCTCGTGCATACGTGTGTGGTAACGTGAAGTTTTCAAAGGTCGAAGATACCCGTTGTAAAATTTTACGTAATGAGAGTTGAACTGTTTAAATCGAATTTTCTACATATTATTTCCCCTGTTTTTTCTACATATTTATTGTTTGACCAAAGGGTAAGGCAGGTATCCTACAGTGTTGCTTTGCGATTGATCTCTGCTTGTGCGAAATTGGGCACATCCTAAAGCTGACAAGCGACGAAAAGCAGAAGCCTTGACTTTAATATTATTTTAATAAGTGGAATGATCAGAAGTGGAATAAGCTAGAATGATCATTTAGGAATAATAATGTTATCCAAGCCTACTAAATCTGATCTGTTCAATCACTAACCGATATCTGTGCCCTCTGTTTCGCCAGCCATCACACTTCGTAGACTGGAAACGAGTCAAGGTTATCGGAGGCCCAGGTGGCGATGGTTGCATCTCGTTTATGAAGCTCTTCTGCAATCCAAATGCTGGACCTGATGGAGGAGATGGTGGAAATGGTGGTCATATCGTTTTTGAAGGCAAGAtgcgtttcttcttcttttatttttgagtGAGGAAGGGGGTTGGGGTTTCCCGTGTAGCATCTTCTTTTCATGCTCGTGTTTTTTTCCCTGCAGCTACCAGTAATGTCAAGTCTCTGGAGCATATAAGCTCAACCATATGTGGTAATGCTGGCCTGCGAGGATTTGGCAAGGACATGCACGGACGATGTGGGGAACACACCGTTGTTCCTGCAAGTATTCCTGTTTTTTTTCCCTCTATGCACAAAATGGGAGCATCATGCTTTGTAGCTGTCTGCTTTAGTATGTTTAAAGCCCGAACATTGTTTCACTTCAAAGAAAATTTAACCAACTTGTTTACATCTATTTCTGGCAATGTAGAGTACATTGGTATGAAGAAAACTGAAATTATAATTTAGGAAAAATTAGTTCTACATGATTAATTAATTGCCAATTGATTTGCTGAACTATCCACAACTGAAAACTTCCTCCAGTATTTCAAAAACGCTAGCATGGTCTCTACATTGGGTTTCCAGCACTTAAACAGTTTTTAGGCTTCAAATTCAGCATATCAAAAATAAAGCGTTGGGCTTTGTGGTGTTAAATGACCAAGAAGGAAGCACATTTCTTTTAagttaatttttttatatattgcagTTACACAAGCCCTACATAGGTTCTAGCCCCTCATGTTCTAAAAAGGTCTTCCACTCGATATTGCACCTTATCTCAAGCAAGCAGATGTTTCCCCTTTATAGAAATGGTCGCAAAGTTTCAATGACAACCCACAGGGATTCTAGTTAGCTTTAGTTTTAGTAACTTGATTGGTACCTACAATCATAATGGCGCATGCCAAGCTCCCGAATGACAAAGCTTTGGActttgtttgtatttttacttGTGAATCTGTTCAATAAAGGAACATTAAGCAGTAACACCAAGTTAATTCAGTGAAGTATTTCTTCAACACTTGATTTGCATTTATTTGGCTGAATATGCTTGATTCTTAGTGAAGCAAATGAAGGGCGAGGTTTCCCTTTTCAAATTTAATGCCTGAACTGTAGCGTGTCATCATTTTGCATTCTCTTCCCCTGTCCTCATCTTTATTAGCAGtgaatatgatatgcagtaaacacaaaCTAGGTGGTCATCGCACAACATTTTCATACTTGCAAGAAGAGGATGCAGGCATTTAGTGAAGCGTGACACCACTTGTACAATagcttttttaaaaaaagaagtttgTCATGGTTGCGCCAAGTATCAACATACCTGCATATTTTTCTCTTGCAAGTTTTTGTAACGGGCTTGCAGTAATCTGTCACACTATGCTAAAAGAAAGTAGCTTAATATTGGCATGATACCAGGACTCAATGCTGCATACACTGCCATGTTAATGCAAGGCACATCATATAAGGAAACAGAATTTGACCTGAGGTGCATGTTTATTAGTTGCAAGAATCCACTTGCtgttgtgccaggctcacttttAATGGCAGTGATATTGTCTGGGTGGATACATATTTTGGTTCATTCATCGTTGAATGTAAACAGCAAAGCAACCTGGGAAAGTAATATTTCTTTAACTTGGATCTACTAAGCAAGGTAATGCTTATTCCTGTAATGTAATGTCTTGTGCAGGTGCCATTAGGCACTGTGGTGTGCAGTGAGGAAGAGCGCCCACTAGCTGATCTGGACACAGAAGGGAGCCGTTTCCTAGCAGCTCGTGGTGGTGCGGGTGGCCGAGGAAACCATCATTTTTTGTCCAATGAGAACCGTCATCCACGTGTCTGTCAGCTGGGCGCCCAGGGAGAGGCCATTGTCTACCATCTTGAAATGAAGACCATGGCTCAGGCTGGCCTGGTGAGTAGTGATCAGTGTTAGAGAGCATAAAACACTTTAATTAAACaaataatacagtaaaacctcaatataatgaagttcagtataatgaaattctcgatataatgaagtatttatctttttataacttcttggccatagaacaccatgtattttgaaCCTCAAATTAGTGAAGTGTGTTTGTACACAATTTCAATGTAAGAAAATTTTATTGTCACTGCAAAGGAATACCAAGGCAATAGATGGAAAATTCCGTAGACACAGATGGTCAGATAGCTGAATTGCATATGGCTGCTTACAAATGCACATCTCAAATCGCGCCACACTACCGAGAGCAACCGTCGAAGCAGCCGacatcatgttccatataaattCCTAGTGCCATAAGATACTACCGTGCACCATATGCTTTCGTTGGTAGTGATAGAGTGCGAGGGTAAGCTGAGAAGGATGGAGGCTGGGTGAGTGCAGTCTTCCTACGCAAACAAAGGGAAAGAGAACGAGCTCGTGGTAACACAATCAAGCACATGCAAAGGTGGGGGGCAGGTTGGCGTGTGTCTCTTTTTGTAGTCCATataggaggtcccattgcagtctttgacttcgggacctccttctgtatattaacatcttgtaatctttctaatcatctcaataaaaaccgataaAACCGAAACCCTGCCATGGTTGCGCatggctgagtgcatacgcagcccatgcagcctgttttagaggtaatctgccgagTGCGCAAAGACTGGGCGAGACGAGATGGTATGGCATCATGGGCTCTGTCTACCTGCACGTTTAGTGCTGGCGGTTGCGTAATCTCCAGTTTTGGAGacgcattgaagtgagaggctgATGAAGCATTTGTTGCCTACTGCTGGTACTTTTCATGATAATGTTGCCCCACTGCAAGTGACACTGTCAATCGCAAGTGCGGAGTGGACGCAAAAATGTGGCTTGCTTCGCTTCGTACCGCCAACATGAAGGTATCGTTGGCACAGCATGAAACCATTTTTTTCATGTCTGACTCTCCAATtcaacaaaattaattttttttcttattcaaacttgctttttacAATTCCTCGATGGGTCAAAAACGTTTGTGTACCCTTCTGTTTAACAAAAATCCATTGGCAACtgtgcttatttgcataaaaagtcAAATTTCAATGTAATGAAATTTCGTTATAATGAAGCAGATTGCAGATTTTACTGACTTTGTTATAttaaggtttaactgtacatcTATAAGAACACTCGGCGTAATTTATTCCGATCAGAACAGTGATATATGTTGTAAATCAGTCAGTATGGTGTATGCTTGTGACTGACAAGAAAATACAGGAGAAAGGAAAGTAACAGACGGAAAGATGCACACTGCCAAATGAAAATTTATTGAAGCAAACTTCCCTTTTTAAAGAAGGCCCCATGATTCCGGAGTATCCAAACAGGCAACATAACGCTGTTACACTCTGccaacaaaagaaagaacttaGATTGTCCCAGAACAAGCTAACCTAGAGATTTCAAAGGAAAACCAAATTCACTTTTATGGAGTGTACTGGGTGCATGAGGTGTTTGAAAACACAGCTTCAGATTCAGATTGCCATAGAAATTAATGTTCCTGATACATCAGTCTAGACGCTTAACTTCATATTCAACTACTTTGTCACCAATCTAGCACACCTTTTCCAAGGTAGAAGCTTCCATTTTTACACAAGTATCACTTGCGTTAGCTGCTGGTCACATAAACTTGACATATTACCACCTTGCTCAGTGCGGCAGGGTCCTTTGTTTTCAAGGTCAGAAAAGAGCTCATGCTTTTCGCAGTGAAGAGCCATTGGTGAAAAGAGAAAGAAGTACTGTCAGCAGTCAGATATCATCCAGATATTTAAGTTTGTCCAGTGGATGCAGGCTATCACGAGTAGCAACCCTGAAAAGTCAATGATGGCCATTGCCAAGCAGCTACAGGTGGAATAGTCAATACTAATCACATTTTATCTTTGCAAGGACATTAAGTACTAGGTTTATGTGACAGCTTTGCATCCTCCTGTGTGGCCTGCACAACCCAAGAATGGCTTGGTGCAAACTTCTATGAGTGTCACAGGCTTGTCACAGCCTCCTACTTCTAGTTCTGAATATTTAAACTTGCTAGACTATGTTTGATACACCACTGAAAGGTATACTAGAAAACAGGCGCACAATACTAAAAACTCATCCAAGGCTACTATTCttgtcaacatccacaaagatacAAGTCGCAGCCATGTTCAAAAGTGTATTGAGTCAATTATTGAGGAGAAAGGTGGTTTTACTGAACAATTTTTGGAAATGACCGTGAAAATAGCACTATGTACAAAATTTCATCCAAATACTATACAATTTTGTTTGGAACATCCTTTCTTTTCCTAAAGTCATTATTGTTTTCTTTAGTACTTTGCACTCCCGTTAATTCAACCTCGGTTAATTCGACTTTTTGCTTAATTCAAGCACATAGGAAAGTCCCTGCAAGAAAGCATGTTGCTTTGGTTAAATTGGCCCCTGCTGACCCCCACCTACATGCGAGCAGCGGTTACCAAAAGCTTGAAAACACATTAAATTCAGCAGATGGTGTTGTTGCTTCTCTAGGTGCGAAGCtgttttatttaaatttattttatCCTTTAGTGGCCGACTCTCCTTGTGCCCAAGAAGCCATTCATTGCCACTTGTTTCATATCATGTCATGCTGAGGCAGTATTTAAACACATCTGCGCTCTTTGCCTCATGCTGGTGAAGTCACTCATCAAGAGCGAAAGACAAAAAGACATCACAGAATACTTCAAGTAATAAAAAAAGGATTTGAATTCATTCATTTTGCCACCATTTGTTCATTCAATCTTTCAGATACTTGACCTTGCAAGGGTCTAATTAACGGGAGTCGGCTGTATCACTGTATTGTCTGTATTGCTGTACAAAAGGTAATTTGATTTTTTCACTGAAATCTTGTGTGGTACCATTTGATGCATATTTGTTGATGCTATGATGTGGCTTATCTTGCAATTAAAACCAAAATAAGGGCTTTGAGTCTTGCTACTATGCCTTTATTTTGTATGAGATGAAAGGGAAGCATAATGGTATTTGCCTAAGGTGTTGTTCTTTTTGTGGCCTGGTAATGTAATTAGACATGTTCAAGGTCTTATGTAgtgtttttttattgcaatatattTTTAGGTCGGCTTTCCCAATGTGGGTAAATCTACTTTGCTGCGTGCCATTACAAGAGCCCGGCCTAAAGTGGCTGCCTATCCTTTTACGACACTGAGGCCACACGTAGGTGTTGTGAGCTATGATGATTACCTCCAGTTGGCTGGTAAGCATATTTTCTGCTGTTTTATGTACTTTCCTTGTGTTCTGAGAGTGAGAATGGTACGATTAAATTAGAACATTGTGTAGTGATAGCATGAAATATACATTAGACATGTGACGCATCATGTGACCATGGAAATAATGCTGAAGGCTCTGAAAAAGCAGCCATCTTGCACAATGCATGGTCCAGTTTGTAGTAGTCTTTATGTAGTACTTTTTCTTTCACTATGTGTCTGCTGGCTTTATTTTAAATCCATAAGCAGGAGAGGGCACCTAATGTGTCTctgaataaaaataaagcaatacCTATATGCTTGACAAAGAACTTGGAATAATAATTGGCAGCACATTTCCAAAGTTTACTGCATATAGTGAGTAAACAAAGGAATTTGTACTGGGCAAAGGTTAGCTTGACACAAAATGCAACATGTGCCACAGGCCACGCAAACATAAACAGAAAATTATAGTTACAATGGCAACAGTATTGCTTATATTTGAGCAAAATTGTTTTAGAGAAGTTATCATAGATGGCAGTATTTCTTATCTCTATAATATTCAAGTTAACAAACTTTGCAATGGAGTCCATGGTTATAATTTATAGTATTCTTATTTTCAATATTGCATTATATGTTTGTGTCATCCTAACATAACACCAATGGTAGATGGTGTTATGTTAGCTACATGGGCTTGTAGGTATGGCATCTTGTGTCTCAGTTGTTCTGTGTGGCAGGCAGAATGACTGGAACACAGAAAGGCACGTTAGACAGAACACACAGTGCCAATGGTAGACTTGTACAGTATACTTCCATTCATTCAACTggttaatttgattttttttaaggTTCCAGCCAGTGATTACAGGCCATAACTTTAATTATTTCAATCTTGAAATTGGCCCTTGCAGGATAATTCAAACTTTACAGGGCACCACACACATGTCTAACCCCACTGGTGACTGCAATGGCTGCAGCATCTACCTTGGCAGCACTTAAGAGACAGCAAATGCTTTGAAGACACATTATCCCTGGCCAAAACCGTCAACTTTCGTTCTGCCTTTGGCTGATTTCAAAGCAAAAAGAGCAGTTCACTAGGAATGATTACTGTATTTACCCCTTTTCTAATTGTTCTGAAAACTGCCTGCGCATTACTGTTGGATACAAAACCGAAATCATGTTTGCGATATTACCAGCAACCTACTGCCAGAGCCAGCGTCAGTGTTATTTTCACCCAGGATGGCGGTATAATAAGTGTTTGCACATGATGGCAACAACACGCTGCTTTCAGGGTTTGTTAAATTAGAAAAGCTCATCCAAAAGATAAATTTTAAATGCTAAGCCAGTGGCAACTTAGTAGCATCAAATGTTTTCAGCACTTGAAGACTTGCATGTGTCGCAGGATGAACTGACGGGGTGGTCAGTCTAGGTGTGGGCCATCATCGTACTTGTGATTGTAGCAGAGTGGTTTAAGAAATGTAGAATGTAGACTAGAAGCAGAAATGGACAGAAATGCAGAAATGGACTAGAAGAAGGGCAACATGTTGTGCTCCATAAACAGCAGTAAAAATCTGTCTGAGAGTGACAATAAACAATAAGGGTAAATAAATTTCTTTTCTTGTCAAGGGAGTCTCTGCAGGTTTCATCTTATTTCTGATTCATACTACTTTCTGTGTGTCTGTGCTATAAAATCGAGTGTGCATTAGCCTTGGGGTGTACATCGTTTTATGGTACAAACCCATATATATAAGTGGGTGTGCACTGGATTCTGGGGCACATTAGAATCTGGTAAATACTACCAAATGAAGCAGTGGTGTGTTTCTCAACATTTTTTATGCCTCTTCTTTTAATTC includes:
- the LOC126547451 gene encoding mitochondrial ribosome-associated GTPase 2 isoform X1, whose amino-acid sequence is MILRPILFTCSAREHFLVRLCSTALPMRDTKPKSRHVRPSHFVDWKRVKVIGGPGGDGCISFMKLFCNPNAGPDGGDGGNGGHIVFEATSNVKSLEHISSTICGNAGLRGFGKDMHGRCGEHTVVPVPLGTVVCSEEERPLADLDTEGSRFLAARGGAGGRGNHHFLSNENRHPRVCQLGAQGEAIVYHLEMKTMAQAGLVGFPNVGKSTLLRAITRARPKVAAYPFTTLRPHVGVVSYDDYLQLAVADLPGLVEGAHKNRGLGHAFLRHTERCGCLLFVVDLQCPDPASQYTVLLTELEHYRQGFTDGTHAVIANKVDVPGALDRLEALRKEIGGRYPLFPVSAKYGVNLLDVLKYIRSTYDATAQQNKSS
- the LOC126547451 gene encoding mitochondrial ribosome-associated GTPase 2 isoform X2, which gives rise to MILRPILFTCSAREHFLVRLCSTALPMRDTKPKSRHVRPSHFVDWKRVKVIGGPGGDGCISFMKLFCNPNAGPDGGDGGNGGHIVFEATSNVKSLEHISSTICGNAGLRGFGKDMHGRCGEHTVVPVPLGTVVCSEEERPLADLDTEGSRFLAARGGAGGRGNHHFLSNENRHPRVCQLGAQGEAIVYHLEMKTMAQAGLVGFPNVGKSTLLRAITRARPKVAAYPFTTLRPHVGVVSYDDYLQLAVADLPGLVEGAHKNRGLGHAFLRHTERCGCLLFVVDLQCPDPASQYTVLLTELEHYRQISQFCHITWIT